A window of Blattabacterium cuenoti contains these coding sequences:
- the gyrA gene encoding DNA gyrase subunit A, giving the protein MKKEKKLISINIEDEMKSSYIDYSMSVIVARALPDVRDGLKPVHRRVLYGMYQLGVFSNQSYKKSARIVGEVLGKYHPHGDISVYETMVRMAQKWNMRYPLIDGQGNFGSMDFDPPAAMRYTEVKMQKIAEEMLLDIKKETVNMQFNFDDSIEEPQVLPTRIPNLLINGTSGIAVGMATNMPPHNLTETIQAICAYIDNKNISIETIIKYIKAPDFPTGGVIYGYDGVKKSFYTGKGRIILRAKFHFEEINGKKCIIIDEIPYQVNKAEMINKTVELMKEGNMEGISQIRDESDRNGLRIVYILKHNHNPNILLNNLFKHTSLQTAFNVNAIALVNGKPVQLNIKELIKHFVDHRENVIIRRTKYELEKIINRVHILKGLIIILSIKNNLDKMIELIQSAQDKNEAIIILMNKFNLSKDQSKSILDMKLQHFTSLEIKKIQIEYDQSVKTIDNLKKILVIDDIRMDIIKQELKDIIQKYHDKRRTQINYSDKITQHIEDLIENEQVVLTISHAGYIKRTSLSEYKLQGRGGVGNIGALVSKKTDFFKHILIATNHQYLLFFTEKGKCFWLRVYEVPEGSKISKGRAIQNIINLEENDKVNAYILTGNLKNPEYIKDYYVIMVTKKGIVKKTSLEHYSRPRKYGINAIVIRTGDYLLEAILTKGNSHVFIAVKSGKLIRFSEKNIRSTRRNSSGVIGIHVKHDKDYVIGMICVNQDQQDKKCLLVVSEKGFGKRSYITEYRTTNRGGKGIKTINITSKTGFLIAIKDVTNQDDLMIIKKSGIIIRIPILDIRIMGRNTQGVKLINLKNHDSIADVDKVTNNMK; this is encoded by the coding sequence ATGAAAAAAGAAAAAAAATTAATATCTATTAACATTGAAGATGAAATGAAATCGTCTTATATAGATTATTCAATGTCTGTGATTGTAGCTAGAGCACTTCCAGATGTTAGAGATGGATTAAAACCAGTACATAGAAGAGTACTTTATGGAATGTATCAATTAGGAGTCTTTTCTAATCAATCTTATAAAAAATCTGCTCGTATTGTTGGAGAAGTATTAGGTAAATATCATCCACATGGAGATATTTCTGTTTACGAAACAATGGTTAGAATGGCACAAAAATGGAATATGCGTTATCCTCTGATAGATGGCCAAGGTAATTTTGGATCAATGGATTTTGATCCACCTGCAGCTATGCGTTATACAGAAGTTAAAATGCAAAAAATAGCTGAAGAAATGTTATTAGATATAAAAAAAGAAACGGTCAATATGCAATTCAATTTTGATGATTCCATAGAAGAACCACAAGTTTTACCTACACGTATCCCTAATTTATTAATCAACGGAACATCAGGAATTGCTGTTGGTATGGCCACTAATATGCCACCTCATAATTTAACAGAAACTATTCAAGCTATTTGTGCATATATAGATAATAAAAATATATCTATAGAAACAATTATAAAATATATTAAAGCCCCTGATTTTCCAACTGGTGGAGTGATTTATGGATATGATGGAGTAAAAAAATCCTTCTATACTGGAAAAGGACGTATAATATTACGAGCAAAGTTTCATTTTGAAGAAATTAATGGGAAAAAATGCATTATAATCGATGAAATACCTTACCAAGTTAACAAAGCCGAAATGATCAATAAAACTGTAGAATTAATGAAAGAAGGTAATATGGAAGGAATTTCTCAAATCAGAGATGAATCAGATAGAAATGGATTAAGAATTGTTTATATATTAAAACATAATCATAATCCAAATATTTTGTTAAATAATTTATTTAAACATACATCTTTACAAACTGCTTTTAATGTCAATGCTATAGCATTAGTCAATGGTAAACCAGTACAATTAAATATTAAAGAACTGATTAAACATTTTGTAGATCATAGAGAAAATGTCATTATTCGTAGAACTAAATATGAATTAGAAAAAATAATAAATAGAGTACATATTTTAAAAGGTTTGATAATTATATTATCTATCAAAAATAATTTAGATAAAATGATTGAATTAATTCAAAGTGCTCAAGATAAAAATGAAGCTATTATAATATTAATGAATAAATTCAATTTATCTAAAGATCAATCAAAATCTATTTTAGATATGAAATTACAACATTTCACTTCATTAGAAATTAAAAAAATTCAAATAGAATATGATCAGTCAGTAAAAACAATAGATAATTTGAAAAAAATTTTGGTAATAGATGATATCAGAATGGATATCATTAAACAAGAATTAAAAGACATAATTCAAAAATATCACGATAAACGTCGTACACAAATAAACTATTCTGATAAAATAACACAACATATAGAAGATTTAATTGAAAATGAACAAGTAGTATTAACTATTTCTCATGCTGGATATATAAAAAGAACTTCTTTATCAGAATATAAACTTCAAGGAAGAGGTGGGGTAGGTAATATAGGTGCTTTAGTTTCTAAAAAAACAGATTTTTTTAAACATATTCTTATAGCCACAAATCATCAATATCTTCTTTTTTTTACAGAAAAAGGAAAATGTTTTTGGTTAAGAGTATATGAAGTTCCAGAAGGATCTAAAATTTCTAAAGGAAGGGCAATACAAAATATTATTAATTTAGAAGAAAACGATAAGGTAAATGCTTATATATTAACTGGAAATTTAAAAAATCCAGAATATATTAAAGATTATTATGTCATAATGGTAACTAAAAAAGGTATTGTGAAAAAAACTTCTTTAGAACATTATTCAAGGCCTAGAAAATATGGAATTAATGCAATTGTGATACGTACAGGGGATTATTTATTAGAAGCTATTTTAACTAAGGGGAATAGTCATGTTTTTATTGCAGTAAAAAGCGGTAAACTTATTCGTTTTTCAGAAAAAAATATTCGTTCTACTAGACGAAATTCTTCTGGTGTAATTGGAATACATGTGAAGCATGACAAAGATTACGTTATTGGGATGATTTGTGTCAACCAAGACCAGCAGGATAAAAAATGTTTGTTAGTTGTTTCGGAAAAAGGATTTGGAAAAAGATCTTATATAACAGAATATCGTACTACTAATCGTGGTGGAAAAGGAATTAAAACGATTAATATTACTTCAAAAACAGGATTTTTAATTGCCATAAAAGATGTAACAAATCAAGATGATCTGATGATTATTAAAAAATCTGGAATCATCATTAGGATCCCCATTTTGGATATTAGAATAATGGGCAGAAATACTCAAGGAGTAAAATTGATTAATTTAAAAAATCATGATTCTATAGCTGATGTAGATAAAGTTACTAATAACATGAAATAA
- the aroB gene encoding 3-dehydroquinate synthase: protein MMHKNNKNNNQIIYFNEDGYQKLYEYLLNKNHRDYGKNLFILVDDLSYKYCFPILISYLNFLDTSHIIKISPGEQEKNLNTCIFIWKNFEKFKANRSSVLINLGGGVITDIGGFSASVFKRGIRFINIPTTLLGMVDASIGNKTGINFGNIKNEIGSFYHPELLIIDPNFLKTLSKYEIISGQAEMIKHGLIFDKSFWIKLTKELDDNIIPTQNLIYESILIKTNIVEKDPTEIGLRKILNFGHTIGHALESLFMKNPNKKYLLHGVAIAMGMIYESWISYKINDLHINDYQEIKYFILNKYSLQEIINQLSNDDINDILLIMEHDKKNENNKFLFSLLKEIGYCSYNCAVPISLIKESFFQVKTNH, encoded by the coding sequence ATGATGCATAAGAATAATAAGAATAATAATCAAATTATATATTTTAATGAAGATGGATATCAAAAATTATATGAATATTTACTGAATAAAAATCACCGAGATTATGGCAAAAATTTATTCATATTAGTAGATGATTTATCTTATAAATATTGTTTTCCTATTTTAATATCTTATCTAAATTTTTTAGATACATCTCATATTATTAAAATCTCACCAGGAGAACAAGAAAAAAATTTAAATACTTGCATTTTTATTTGGAAAAATTTTGAAAAATTTAAAGCTAATAGAAGTAGTGTATTAATTAATTTAGGAGGTGGTGTAATTACAGATATTGGAGGATTTTCTGCTTCTGTATTTAAGAGAGGAATTAGATTTATTAATATTCCTACAACATTATTGGGCATGGTGGATGCATCTATTGGAAATAAAACTGGAATAAATTTTGGAAATATTAAAAATGAAATAGGGTCGTTTTATCATCCTGAATTATTAATAATTGATCCTAATTTTTTAAAAACTCTTTCAAAATATGAAATAATATCAGGACAAGCAGAAATGATCAAACATGGATTAATTTTTGATAAATCTTTTTGGATAAAATTGACAAAAGAATTAGATGATAATATTATTCCTACACAAAATTTAATTTATGAATCTATTTTAATAAAAACTAATATAGTGGAAAAAGATCCTACAGAAATTGGATTGAGAAAAATTTTAAATTTTGGACATACTATAGGACATGCATTAGAAAGTTTGTTTATGAAAAATCCAAATAAAAAATATTTATTACATGGAGTAGCAATTGCGATGGGTATGATTTACGAATCATGGATTTCATACAAAATCAATGATTTACATATCAATGATTATCAAGAAATAAAATATTTTATTTTAAATAAATATTCTTTACAAGAGATAATAAATCAACTATCTAATGATGATATAAATGATATTTTATTAATTATGGAACATGATAAAAAAAATGAAAATAATAAATTTTTATTTTCATTATTAAAAGAAATTGGATATTGCTCTTATAATTGTGCAGTTCCAATTTCATTAATAAAAGAAAGTTTTTTTCAAGTTAAAACTAATCATTGA
- a CDS encoding thymidylate synthase — translation MKQYLNLLRKVLTKGTKQVDRTGIGTISLFGAQLKFDLNKGFPLITTKKVNIKAIIYELLWFLNGKTNVHYLNKNKVFIWNKWANENGELGPIYGFQWRKWPTYDGKFIDQIDNVINMIKFNPESRRIIVSSWNVGMIKQMKLPPCHIMFQFYVNKNKQELSLQLYQRSADLFIGLPFNIASYALLLIMISQIVHLKAKVLIHTIGNAHIYNNHIEQTKIQLKRSPKILPTMIINPDKTNILDFKFEDFELKNYNPYPHIKGDVAV, via the coding sequence ATGAAACAGTATCTAAATTTATTAAGAAAAGTATTAACAAAAGGTACAAAACAAGTAGATCGTACAGGAATAGGAACAATCAGTTTATTTGGAGCTCAATTAAAATTTGATTTAAATAAAGGATTTCCACTAATAACTACAAAAAAAGTAAATATAAAAGCAATTATTTATGAATTGTTATGGTTTTTAAACGGAAAAACTAATGTACATTATTTAAATAAAAATAAAGTATTTATTTGGAATAAATGGGCGAATGAAAATGGAGAACTTGGCCCAATATATGGATTTCAATGGAGAAAATGGCCAACATATGATGGAAAATTTATTGATCAAATAGACAATGTTATAAATATGATAAAATTCAATCCTGAATCAAGACGTATAATAGTTTCTTCTTGGAATGTAGGAATGATTAAACAGATGAAATTACCTCCATGTCATATTATGTTTCAATTTTACGTGAATAAAAATAAACAAGAATTATCTTTGCAATTATATCAAAGAAGTGCAGATTTATTTATTGGATTGCCTTTTAATATTGCTTCTTATGCTTTATTACTTATAATGATATCTCAAATTGTACATTTAAAAGCAAAAGTATTAATTCATACCATTGGAAATGCTCATATTTATAATAATCATATAGAACAAACTAAAATTCAGCTTAAAAGAAGCCCAAAAATATTGCCAACTATGATTATAAATCCTGATAAAACAAATATTTTAGATTTTAAATTTGAAGATTTTGAATTAAAAAATTATAATCCTTATCCTCATATTAAAGGAGATGTTGCAGTATAA
- the ruvB gene encoding Holliday junction branch migration DNA helicase RuvB, with the protein MFCLEKSVNPKKITDFIGPEDLLYNLKIFIQAAKARNEALDHILFHGPPGLGKTTLANIVANELGVNIKEVSGAILDKPGDLAGVLIHLHLNDVLFIDEIHRLSPIVEEYLYSAMENYKIDIIIDSGSKAKSVQIDLSPFTLIGATTRAGLLTAPMRSRFGINIRINYYNKIYLKNIIDRSAKILNIPITEKASFEIADRSRGTPRIANSLLRRVRDFAQIKGTGIINSNICHFSLKSLHVDKYGLDEMDNKILTYIIDNFEGGPVGIKTIATAISENSNTIEEVYEPFLIQEGYLIRTPRGRIATKLAYIHLKKNRY; encoded by the coding sequence GTGTTTTGTTTAGAAAAGTCTGTAAATCCAAAAAAAATTACAGATTTTATTGGTCCAGAGGACTTATTATACAATTTAAAAATTTTTATTCAAGCTGCTAAGGCAAGAAACGAAGCATTAGACCATATTTTATTTCATGGCCCACCAGGATTAGGAAAAACTACACTTGCTAATATTGTAGCTAATGAATTAGGGGTAAATATTAAAGAAGTATCTGGAGCTATTTTGGATAAACCTGGAGATTTAGCAGGAGTTCTAATACACTTACATTTAAATGATGTATTATTTATAGATGAAATTCATCGTCTTTCTCCTATAGTAGAGGAATATTTATATTCTGCTATGGAAAATTATAAAATAGATATTATTATAGATTCTGGATCTAAAGCAAAATCAGTTCAAATTGATTTATCACCATTTACGTTAATAGGTGCAACTACAAGAGCTGGATTATTAACAGCTCCTATGCGATCTCGTTTTGGAATTAATATACGTATTAATTATTACAACAAAATATATTTGAAAAATATTATCGATAGAAGTGCCAAAATATTAAATATACCAATAACTGAAAAAGCTTCTTTTGAAATTGCTGATAGAAGTCGTGGAACACCAAGAATTGCAAATTCATTACTTCGTAGAGTTCGTGATTTTGCACAAATCAAAGGCACTGGAATTATTAATAGTAATATTTGTCATTTTAGTCTGAAATCATTACATGTAGATAAATATGGTTTAGATGAAATGGATAATAAAATTCTTACATATATTATTGATAATTTTGAAGGTGGTCCTGTAGGAATAAAAACAATAGCTACTGCTATAAGTGAAAATTCAAATACTATTGAAGAAGTTTATGAACCATTTTTAATTCAAGAAGGTTATTTAATCAGAACGCCTAGAGGAAGAATTGCTACCAAATTAGCTTATATACATTTAAAAAAAAATAGATATTAA
- a CDS encoding carboxy terminal-processing peptidase — protein sequence MLHFNNIKIDNTFSRKVYNNYLNNLDENQFFFIQKDLKSLSFYKYKLDEFWKNGDPTFFNISIKCFYKRINEIDHFCSKLLEHPFDFEKKEIFFFENDKISYPKNVHDLENKWRKYLKYLAMIKIFQTIDNKIGYSLNDIKKIFQQNEAWSRKQVKEDIQEYFRKLKIKTVEDWFSKYVNIMTTLYDPHTNYFSIKEKEEFDYTISGSIDGIGAELQDDKGYATIVNIIHGGPAWKSKKIEIGDKIIRVSKNINSPSQNIVGMLLENSIRLIKGKKNTKVKLTILKKNGLLKEVILTRDTIKKEETLAKSAIILDKNKKRYGLIYLPEFYFNPDNKNDRNSAKDIKKIIKDLKRKHIEHLIFDIRNNGGGSLDDVVKIAGYFLGRTPIVQIVFSNGQTQIIKSYEKHILWKGPLIIISNNLSASASEILAASIKDYKRGIIVGSEQTYGKGTVQVVYPLKSFYQNLGSLKLTINKFYRVNGCSTQKQGVKSDIVIPFNHLNHYYFQMKKENQDNAMKWDCISPVYHKCWKYPINIKEIKLKSMQRFKKHINLINHYKKLLDLDTKCLNTKHMPLHWKDFYNENVKLERINKHLQKLNNYITSHVSSMHHKNHVNYKNKIIMNNSKETKWSQKLLKDIYIEESINIFQDIEKIKYNKHKHK from the coding sequence ATGTTGCATTTTAATAATATTAAAATTGATAATACTTTTTCAAGAAAAGTATATAATAATTATTTAAATAATTTAGATGAAAATCAATTTTTTTTTATACAAAAAGATTTAAAATCTTTATCTTTTTATAAATATAAATTAGATGAATTTTGGAAAAATGGAGATCCTACATTTTTTAATATATCAATTAAATGTTTTTATAAAAGAATTAATGAAATAGACCATTTTTGTTCAAAATTATTAGAGCATCCTTTTGATTTTGAAAAAAAAGAAATATTTTTTTTTGAAAATGATAAAATTTCTTATCCAAAAAATGTACATGATTTAGAAAATAAATGGCGAAAATATTTAAAATATCTTGCCATGATTAAAATATTTCAAACCATTGATAATAAAATTGGTTATTCACTAAATGATATAAAAAAGATTTTTCAGCAAAATGAGGCATGGAGTAGAAAACAAGTGAAAGAAGATATACAAGAATATTTCAGAAAATTAAAAATTAAAACAGTAGAAGATTGGTTTTCTAAATATGTTAATATAATGACTACATTATATGATCCTCATACAAATTATTTCTCTATTAAAGAAAAAGAAGAATTTGATTATACTATATCAGGATCAATAGATGGAATTGGGGCAGAATTGCAAGATGATAAAGGTTACGCAACTATAGTAAATATTATTCATGGTGGACCAGCTTGGAAAAGCAAAAAAATAGAAATTGGTGATAAAATTATTAGAGTATCGAAAAATATCAATTCTCCATCTCAAAATATTGTAGGAATGTTATTAGAAAATTCTATTCGTCTGATAAAAGGAAAAAAAAATACTAAAGTAAAATTAACCATTCTAAAGAAAAATGGATTATTAAAGGAAGTAATACTCACCAGAGATACTATTAAAAAAGAAGAAACATTGGCAAAAAGTGCAATTATCTTAGATAAGAATAAAAAGAGATATGGATTAATATATTTGCCAGAATTTTATTTTAATCCTGATAATAAAAATGATAGAAATTCAGCCAAAGATATTAAAAAAATTATTAAAGATTTAAAAAGAAAACACATAGAACATTTAATTTTTGATATTAGAAATAATGGAGGTGGATCGTTAGATGATGTTGTAAAAATTGCTGGATACTTTTTAGGAAGAACTCCTATAGTTCAAATAGTATTTTCTAATGGGCAAACACAAATTATAAAAAGTTATGAAAAACATATTCTTTGGAAAGGGCCATTAATAATTATTTCAAATAATTTATCTGCTTCTGCCTCAGAAATTCTTGCAGCTTCTATTAAAGATTATAAAAGAGGAATTATTGTGGGTAGTGAACAAACATATGGAAAAGGAACTGTTCAAGTTGTTTACCCTTTAAAATCATTTTATCAAAATCTAGGATCATTAAAACTTACTATTAATAAGTTTTATAGAGTTAATGGTTGTTCTACTCAAAAACAAGGAGTAAAATCAGATATTGTTATTCCATTTAATCATTTGAATCATTATTATTTTCAAATGAAAAAAGAAAATCAAGATAATGCTATGAAATGGGATTGTATTTCTCCAGTTTATCATAAGTGTTGGAAATATCCAATTAATATAAAAGAAATAAAATTAAAAAGTATGCAACGTTTCAAAAAGCATATTAATTTAATAAATCATTATAAAAAATTATTGGATTTAGATACAAAATGTTTAAATACAAAACATATGCCATTACATTGGAAAGATTTTTATAATGAAAATGTTAAACTAGAAAGAATTAATAAACACTTACAAAAATTAAATAATTATATCACTTCTCATGTATCATCCATGCATCATAAGAATCACGTAAATTATAAAAATAAAATTATTATGAATAATTCCAAAGAAACAAAATGGTCTCAAAAATTGTTAAAAGATATTTATATAGAAGAATCTATTAATATTTTTCAAGATATTGAGAAAATAAAATACAATAAACATAAACATAAATAA
- a CDS encoding nucleoside deaminase — translation MQLALQEAMIAFHKDEVPIGAVITCNDCVIARAHNLTESLNDITAHAELLVIKLASNFLNKKYIQECTIYVTMEPCIMCAGALCFSQIGRVICGATNVKRGFFSTRLLLHPKTQFISGIMKNECSVIIKKFFLFKRTYKFYLD, via the coding sequence ATGCAACTGGCACTTCAAGAAGCTATGATTGCGTTTCATAAAGATGAAGTTCCAATAGGTGCAGTTATTACTTGTAATGATTGTGTGATTGCTAGAGCACATAATTTAACAGAAAGTTTAAATGATATTACAGCACATGCTGAATTATTAGTAATAAAGTTAGCATCTAATTTTCTTAACAAAAAATATATACAAGAATGTACTATATATGTTACTATGGAACCATGTATAATGTGTGCTGGTGCGTTATGTTTTTCACAAATTGGACGAGTAATATGTGGAGCAACCAATGTTAAAAGAGGATTTTTCTCTACTAGATTACTACTTCATCCAAAGACACAATTTATATCTGGCATTATGAAAAATGAATGTAGTGTTATTATAAAAAAATTTTTTTTATTTAAAAGAACTTATAAATTTTATTTAGATTAA
- a CDS encoding ribose-phosphate pyrophosphokinase, whose translation MNQKVLFFSTRSGLKLSKHIAYHYGKLLGKINFLEFSDGEYTLYFEESVRGARVFLIGSTFPPVDNLMELLLMCDAAKRASAHNITLVIPYFGWARQDHKDRPRTPIASKLVANLVVASGATRVMTMDLHADQIQGFFDIPVDHLYASRIFIEYIKNLNMDQLTIASPDMGGAKRARSYAGYLRTNVVICYKERKKANEIEFMNLIGDVKGKNIILIDDIVDTAGTLTEAANLIQQKGAKSVRAIATHPILSGNSYNKIKHSYIKELVVTDTIPINNHNNTIDKIKVLSCAPLFAEVMKSVHNEESISKKFII comes from the coding sequence ATGAATCAAAAGGTTCTCTTTTTTTCTACAAGAAGTGGATTAAAATTATCAAAACATATAGCTTATCATTATGGTAAGTTATTAGGAAAAATTAATTTTTTAGAATTTAGTGACGGAGAATATACACTGTATTTTGAAGAATCCGTTCGTGGTGCTAGAGTTTTTTTAATTGGATCTACTTTTCCTCCAGTAGATAATTTAATGGAATTGTTATTAATGTGTGATGCAGCAAAAAGGGCATCTGCTCATAATATTACATTAGTTATACCATATTTTGGATGGGCCAGACAAGATCATAAAGATAGACCTAGAACTCCAATTGCTTCTAAATTAGTTGCTAATTTAGTAGTTGCATCAGGTGCAACTAGAGTTATGACTATGGATTTACATGCAGATCAGATTCAAGGATTTTTTGATATTCCAGTAGATCATTTATATGCTTCTAGAATATTTATTGAATATATAAAAAATTTGAATATGGATCAATTAACTATTGCTTCTCCTGATATGGGGGGTGCAAAAAGAGCCAGAAGTTATGCTGGGTACTTAAGAACAAATGTAGTGATTTGTTATAAAGAAAGAAAAAAAGCAAATGAAATTGAATTTATGAATTTAATTGGTGATGTAAAAGGAAAAAATATCATATTAATAGATGATATCGTAGATACTGCTGGTACTCTTACTGAAGCTGCTAATCTTATTCAACAAAAAGGGGCAAAAAGTGTTAGAGCTATCGCTACACATCCTATTTTATCTGGTAATTCATATAATAAAATTAAACACTCTTATATTAAAGAATTGGTAGTCACTGATACAATTCCCATAAATAATCATAACAATACAATAGATAAAATAAAAGTATTATCTTGTGCACCGTTATTTGCAGAAGTTATGAAATCTGTACATAATGAAGAATCTATAAGTAAGAAATTTATTATATGA
- a CDS encoding 50S ribosomal protein L25: MKYINVYGKKRHTGKKASQLIRKYGEIPCILYGKYIDRPIPFSISLDSMNKFIYQSNIYYIILQIEGEKEKITAVKKEIQFDPVSDKIIHVDFFKINENKPIILDIPIQSVGRSIGVAKGGVYYSLIRTLKVKTLPKFCPEYIEFDISYLDIGDKIIVKDIYKNKKYIILHSMNTLIAKVKPTRTIDNKETLEENNKENK, translated from the coding sequence ATGAAATATATAAATGTATATGGTAAAAAAAGACATACAGGAAAAAAAGCATCACAATTAATTAGAAAATATGGTGAGATCCCTTGCATTTTATATGGAAAATATATAGATAGACCCATACCATTTTCAATCTCTTTAGATTCTATGAATAAATTTATATATCAATCTAATATATATTATATTATTCTACAAATAGAAGGTGAAAAAGAAAAAATCACAGCTGTTAAAAAAGAAATTCAATTTGATCCTGTTAGTGATAAAATTATACATGTAGATTTTTTTAAAATCAATGAAAATAAACCTATCATTTTAGATATTCCTATTCAATCTGTTGGAAGATCCATTGGAGTTGCTAAAGGTGGGGTGTATTACTCCTTAATAAGGACATTAAAAGTTAAAACTTTACCAAAATTTTGTCCAGAATATATAGAATTTGATATTAGTTATTTAGATATTGGAGATAAAATTATTGTAAAAGATATTTATAAAAATAAAAAATATATAATTTTGCATTCTATGAATACTTTGATTGCAAAAGTGAAACCAACACGTACAATTGATAATAAAGAAACATTAGAAGAAAACAATAAAGAAAATAAATAA
- a CDS encoding adenylosuccinate synthase has protein sequence MPSNVIVGLQWGDEGKGKITDLLSENSDYVVRYQGGNNSGHSIHIKNHYFVLHIIPSGVIHPFIKCIIGPGVVVDPKSLIKELNQLESIGINTTQVFLAKRAHVTMPYHYLLDQYIEESLGNKSIGTTRRGIGPTYADKIGRIGIRILDFCNLKKFYKKLKQVLDYKNQIITKIYQRDPLSLKLIYEEYVEYYKVLSPRIIDSVYEIHNAFQQRKKILFEGAQAMLLDINYGTYPYVTTSSTSTGSVCSGVGIPPHYLNNLIGVAKAYCTRVGHGPFPTEIKDTKIENFLRQVGNEYGSTTNRARRCGWLDLFSLKYSCMINGINGLIITKLDVLSQLDIIKVGVGYTIHGKQLKQFPADLEYLEEQNLESIYVEFPGWYNNISDIYDYDNLPQNCKKYINFIEQYLNLKIFLISVGTERNQNIIKNKSLFFKIFS, from the coding sequence ATGCCTTCAAATGTTATTGTTGGACTCCAATGGGGAGACGAGGGAAAAGGAAAAATTACTGATTTATTATCTGAAAATTCAGATTATGTTGTTCGTTATCAAGGAGGGAATAATTCTGGCCATTCTATACATATTAAAAATCATTATTTTGTGCTTCATATCATTCCATCTGGAGTGATTCATCCTTTTATTAAATGTATTATTGGTCCAGGTGTTGTAGTAGATCCAAAATCTTTAATTAAAGAATTAAATCAATTGGAATCTATAGGAATAAATACTACACAAGTGTTTTTAGCAAAAAGAGCACATGTCACTATGCCTTATCATTATTTATTAGATCAATATATTGAAGAATCTTTAGGTAATAAATCAATTGGAACAACTAGACGAGGAATAGGGCCGACATATGCAGATAAAATTGGAAGAATCGGAATTCGTATATTAGATTTTTGTAACTTAAAAAAGTTTTATAAAAAATTAAAACAAGTTCTTGATTATAAAAATCAAATTATTACAAAAATATATCAACGAGATCCTTTATCTTTGAAATTAATTTATGAAGAATATGTAGAGTACTATAAAGTACTTTCTCCTAGAATTATAGATTCTGTTTATGAAATTCATAATGCATTTCAACAAAGAAAAAAAATTCTTTTTGAAGGCGCACAAGCTATGCTGTTAGATATTAATTATGGAACATATCCTTATGTCACAACTTCTTCTACATCTACAGGTTCTGTATGTTCAGGGGTTGGAATACCTCCACATTATTTAAATAATTTAATAGGAGTAGCAAAAGCTTATTGCACTCGTGTAGGTCATGGGCCTTTCCCTACAGAAATTAAGGATACCAAAATAGAAAATTTTTTAAGACAAGTTGGCAATGAATATGGATCAACTACTAATAGAGCAAGAAGATGTGGATGGTTAGATTTATTCTCTTTAAAATATTCTTGTATGATTAACGGAATTAATGGTTTGATTATTACTAAATTGGATGTTTTAAGCCAACTAGATATTATTAAAGTAGGAGTAGGATATACAATTCATGGTAAACAATTAAAACAATTTCCAGCAGATTTAGAATATCTTGAAGAACAAAATCTAGAATCTATATATGTAGAATTTCCTGGATGGTATAATAATATTTCTGATATTTATGATTATGATAATTTACCTCAAAATTGTAAAAAATATATTAACTTTATTGAACAATATTTAAATTTGAAGATTTTTTTGATTTCTGTTGGAACTGAACGAAATCAAAACATTATTAAAAACAAATCTTTATTTTTTAAGATATTTTCATAA